One region of Chitinispirillales bacterium genomic DNA includes:
- a CDS encoding leucine-rich repeat domain-containing protein, giving the protein MRNKNSFLKVAVALAIAAQMVSAAEDITDKFTDLNFRAKVYEAINKTAPAPIYDSDVDTVESLDVSERYYSVGNITSLAGIEYFTALTRLECSYNQLTTLDVSKNTLLTSLSCYRNNLTTLDVSGCTALTSLDCRDNQLTTLDVSGFTALTSLECSSNQLTTLDVSGCTALTSLYCFNNQLTTLDVSGFTALTTLYCSSNQLTNLDVSGCTE; this is encoded by the coding sequence ATGCGGAACAAAAACAGTTTTCTAAAAGTGGCGGTGGCATTGGCAATAGCCGCACAGATGGTATCGGCGGCGGAAGACATCACCGACAAATTTACCGACCTTAATTTTAGAGCGAAAGTGTATGAGGCGATAAATAAAACCGCTCCCGCTCCGATATACGACAGTGATGTGGATACTGTAGAATCGCTTGACGTATCGGAGCGATATTATTCTGTAGGGAATATAACTTCTCTTGCCGGTATAGAATATTTTACCGCGCTGACGAGGTTGGAGTGCTCCTACAATCAACTGACAACATTAGATGTATCAAAGAATACCTTATTGACAAGCTTGTCTTGCTACAGAAATAACCTGACAACTCTGGATGTGTCGGGATGTACCGCCCTGACATCGTTGGATTGCCGAGACAATCAACTGACGACTCTGGATGTGTCGGGATTTACCGCGCTGACATCGTTGGAGTGCTCCTCCAATCAACTGACGACGCTGGATGTGTCAGGATGTACCGCGCTGACATCGTTGTATTGCTTCAACAATCAACTGACAACACTGGATGTGTCGGGATTTACCGCGCTGACGACGTTGTATTGCTCCTCCAATCAACTGACAAATCTGGATGTGTCGGGATGTACCGAGAT
- the pstA gene encoding phosphate ABC transporter permease PstA has protein sequence MKIKKMTLALRCAVYTSAAITICSIVFVSAYILFMGLANISPGLFDLNYTSDNVSLFPALINTIIVIITALSISIPIGIFSAAYLTEYALKSNKFVKVIRIAAETLTGIPSIVYGLFGMLLFVIHLKMGYSIIAGGLTLAIMTLPVIMRTAEEALIAVPDLYREGSFGLGAGKLRTMFQIILPSAFNGIFAGVILSLGRIFGETAALIFTAGTAVNVAQSINSSGRTLAVHLYCISSEGFHTKEAFATSAVLFIIVVFINSFSYYIAGKIGKR, from the coding sequence ATGAAAATAAAAAAAATGACGCTTGCGCTTCGCTGCGCAGTTTATACAAGTGCGGCGATTACTATTTGTTCCATAGTTTTTGTTTCGGCGTACATTTTGTTTATGGGACTGGCGAATATATCTCCGGGTTTGTTTGATCTTAACTACACAAGCGACAACGTGTCGCTTTTTCCGGCGCTAATAAACACGATAATAGTAATAATAACGGCGCTTTCCATTTCTATCCCTATAGGTATATTTTCTGCGGCGTATCTGACTGAATACGCCTTGAAATCCAACAAATTTGTGAAAGTAATACGAATCGCCGCCGAAACCCTTACCGGAATACCTTCGATTGTTTACGGCTTGTTCGGAATGCTGCTTTTCGTAATACATCTGAAAATGGGATATTCAATAATTGCGGGCGGGCTTACGCTTGCGATTATGACTTTACCGGTTATTATGCGAACTGCGGAAGAGGCGTTAATCGCCGTTCCCGATTTATATCGCGAAGGAAGTTTCGGACTTGGGGCTGGGAAACTTCGCACTATGTTTCAGATAATTCTTCCAAGTGCGTTTAACGGAATATTCGCCGGAGTAATTTTATCTCTCGGACGAATATTCGGCGAAACGGCGGCGCTCATTTTCACCGCAGGAACCGCTGTGAACGTAGCGCAGAGCATAAATTCTTCGGGACGTACTCTTGCGGTTCATTTGTATTGTATTTCAAGCGAAGGATTTCATACGAAAGAAGCGTTCGCTACGTCTGCGGTTTTATTTATAATCGTAGTTTTTATAAATTCGTTCTCGTATTATATCGCCGGAAAAATTGGAAAAAGATAA
- a CDS encoding energy transducer TonB, producing MEIKTIAANIFLSVIIHIALLMFLVSFRDSKSLPDSNVNVPLLTLVSSRAIRQTTDAFQSQTAQKRQSLSSDRKNSQSFEQVVSTVEANESEIGEIGEVSGMDESEIGEIGEVSENFQNEKVKNYESPQTNSPKPLYMPKIPYPRAAKSAKIEGIAEISYTIDTTGRVVSMRLLSSPHVLFEKTIEKSVLSWRFSPATQNGKPVSINANQTIVFKLTD from the coding sequence TTGGAAATAAAAACAATCGCTGCAAATATTTTTTTATCTGTGATAATCCATATCGCGCTGCTTATGTTTCTGGTTTCGTTTCGCGATTCAAAATCGTTGCCCGATTCAAACGTTAATGTTCCGCTCTTAACGCTTGTAAGTTCGCGAGCGATACGGCAAACTACGGACGCTTTCCAATCGCAGACGGCGCAGAAAAGACAAAGTTTGTCGTCTGATCGGAAAAATTCGCAAAGTTTCGAACAAGTTGTTTCTACTGTCGAAGCAAACGAATCCGAAATTGGCGAAATCGGCGAAGTTTCTGGAATGGACGAATCCGAGATTGGCGAAATCGGCGAAGTTTCTGAGAATTTTCAGAACGAAAAAGTGAAAAACTATGAAAGTCCTCAAACAAATTCGCCAAAACCGCTTTATATGCCTAAAATTCCGTATCCGCGTGCGGCAAAATCTGCGAAAATAGAGGGAATCGCCGAGATTTCATACACTATCGATACGACAGGTCGAGTCGTTTCAATGAGACTTTTGTCGAGTCCTCACGTTTTGTTTGAAAAAACGATTGAGAAATCCGTTTTATCGTGGCGGTTTTCTCCGGCGACTCAAAACGGTAAACCGGTTTCAATAAACGCAAATCAGACAATCGTGTTTAAACTGACCGATTAA